The following proteins come from a genomic window of Musa acuminata AAA Group cultivar baxijiao chromosome BXJ1-7, Cavendish_Baxijiao_AAA, whole genome shotgun sequence:
- the LOC135679201 gene encoding tetraspanin-15-like yields MAEEAPADVFVPPTKCLPKSPFPPPPLSMSSSGRMTRLLIPLAVLSYLLSLPVLGLAVWLLATRDYNCEDLMQAPQIRTTIGVGLILVFAISNFVVYFGPRLLMPCHVILSVVLVVMLSSGVSLVGLYKMETRGLPGTPMWLRSRVMNVGTWVEIKNCLYDDRICFDMEYRSSQFTSGDFTMMKLSAVESGCCKPPEICGMEYVNATYWTSATRKDANDKRSVRDPTPYGSYDDCHVWSNDSTVLCYNCESCKSGFVRVISHRWRKVGVFLMVMSILFVIVHTVRFTVLMLDRYSTH; encoded by the exons ATGGCCGAAGAGGCACCTGCCGATGTCTTCGTTCCACCCACAAAATGCCTGCCCAAATCGCCCTTCCCTCCGCCTCCTCTCTCCATGTCTTCCTCCGGTAGGATGACGAGGCTTCTCATACCTCTCGCCGTCTTATCCTACCTCCTCTCGCTCCCGGTGCTGGGGCTCGCCGTGTGGCTCCTCGCCACCCGCGATTACAACTGCGAGGACCTCATGCAAGCGCCACAGATCCGCACGACCATCGGCGTCGGCCTGATCCTCGTGTTCGCCATCAGCAACTTCGTGGTGTACTTCGGGCCGCGGTTACTCATGCCGTGCCACGTGATCCTCTCTGTGGTGCTCGTTGTGATGCTCAGCTCCGGGGTGTCCTTGGTGGGGTTGTACAAGATGGAGACGAGGGGCCTGCCGGGGACGCCAATGTGGCTCCGCAGCCGGGTGATGAATGTGGGGACGTGGGTCGAAATCAAAAACTGCCTTTACGACGACCGGATATGCTTCGACATGGAATATCGATCCTCCCAGTTCACCTCTGGTGATTTCACCATGATGAAGCTATCTGCAGTAGAG TCCGGATGCTGTAAGCCACCAGAGATCTGCGGAATGGAGTACGTGAACGCTACATATTGGACATCTGCGACGAGGAAGGATGCCAACGACAAGAGATCGGTTAGAGATCCAACACCCTACGGTTCGTATGATGACTGCCATGTCTGGAGCAATGATTCTACGGTCCTTTGTTACAATTGTGAATCATGCAAGTCGGGCTTCGTGAGGGTCATATCCCACAGGTGGAGGAAAGTTGGTGTTTTCCTTATGGTTATGTCGATACTGTTTGTGATCGTCCATACCGTACGGTTCACCGTCCTTATGTTAGATAGATACAGCACTCACTAG
- the LOC103992287 gene encoding tetraspanin-8-like has protein sequence MFRLSNNLIGVLNFITFLLSVPILGGGIWLATRGGGTDCEKFLQTPMIVLGAFLMAVSLAGLVGACCRNSLLLWIYLFVMFILILLLFFFTVFAFVVTNKGAGQVVSGRGYKEYRLGDYSHWLQKRVEKTKNWAKIRTCLSDAKVCRSLQEASLSFDQFIKDNLSPIQSGCCKPPSECRFDYENATVWNKPAAGFASNNTDCETWNNDQSTLCYDCSSCKAGVIANIKDKWKKIAILNIIFLVFLVIVYSIGCCAFRNNRRDNAWKGGYP, from the exons aTGTTTCGGCTTAGCAACAACCTCATCGGGGTGCTCAACTTCATCACCTTTCTACTCTCGGTGCCCATCCTGGGCGGCGGGATATGGCTGGCCACCCGCGGCGGCGGAACTGACTGCGAGAAGTTCCTGCAGACACCCATGATCGTGCTGGGTGCCTTCCTGATGGCGGTCTCCCTCGCCGGTCTCGTCGGCGCCTGCTGCCGCAACTCCCTCCTCCTCTGGATCTACCTCTTCGTCATGTttatcctcatcctcctcctcttcttcttcaccgTCTTCGCCTTCGTCGTCACCAATAAGGGCGCCGGCCAGGTCGTGTCCGGCCGCGGCTACAAGGAGTACCGCCTCGGCGATTACTCCCACTGGCTTCAGAAGCGGGTGGAGAAAACCAAGAACTGGGCCAAGATCCGCACCTGCCTCTCCGACGCCAAGGTCTGCCGGAGCCTGCAGGAGGCCAGCCTGTCCTTCGATCAGTTCATCAAGGACAACCTCTCGCCCATCCAG TCTGGATGCTGCAAGCCTCCCTCAGAATGCCGCTTCGACTACGAGAACGCAACCGTGTGGAATAAGCCGGCCGCCGGCTTCGCCTCAAACAACACCGACTGCGAGACGTGGAACAACGATCAGTCGACCCTCTGCTACGACTGCAGCTCCTGCAAGGCCGGCGTCATTGCCAACATCAAGGACAAGTGGAAGAAGATCGCCATCCTCAACATCATCTTCCTCGTCTTCCTCGTCATCGTCTACTCCATCGGCTGCTGCGCCTTCAGGAACAACAGGCGGGACAACGCATGGAAAGGAGGATACCCTTAG
- the LOC103992288 gene encoding RING-H2 finger protein ATL13-like, with the protein MDLVLYESIKGRSILSPVPLQLAFLPPPPPPPIVNFENKITPSILLIIVILAVIFFVSGLLHLLVRYLLKPNDREPDAISNVTVFQGQLQQLFHLHDAGVDQSFIDSLPVFNYKSIIGLKDPFDCAVCLCEFEADDKLRLLPKCSHAFHLECIDTWLLSHSTCPLCRRCLLLDFSPNDSRRPVVLVLESSSESSREIASDRGDHGPSPNIGLPGDDDGLRSLINDTSQKPEEIAAEEEVGLGISVAEVAEAKVVPVKLGKFRRLDIGGGQCQGTTSGNSGLDQRRCFSMGSHEYVMDDRSLLRVAIRPTKKKPALKKSIHRVAMSECDCHSKRDGFSGFDASRRMELGGDDGNASMSANLHKKESFSVSKIWLRSRTDEPIAEDASRRAFSFRSPLGMADRDERKLKKSVSTVTAPSEFQSRSELDLEMDAGSCNNSVISRADETPSFARRTLLWIVGRQNRIGDHL; encoded by the coding sequence ATGGACTTGGTCTTGTATGAAAGTATCAAAGGACGGAGCATTCTGTCTCCAGTTCCCCTTCAATTAGCTTTCCtaccaccaccgccacctcctCCTATTGTTAACTTCGAGAACAAGATTACTCCTAGTATCCTTCTCATAATTGTCATTTTAGCAGTCATCTTCTTCGTATCTGGTCTTCTCCACCTGCTCGTGAGATACCTCCTCAAGCCTAACGACAGGGAACCGGATGCTATAAGCAATGTCACAGTCTTCCAAGGCCAACTCCAGCAGCTCTTCCATCTCCACGACGCAGGGGTGGATCAGTCCTTCATAGACTCTCTTCCTGTCTTCAACTACAAATCCATTATAGGCCTCAAAGATCCCTTCGATTGCGCCGTGTGCCTCTGCGAATTCGAGGCTGATGACAAGCTCAGGCTACTCCCCAAGTGCAGCCATGCTTTCCACTTGGAATGCATCGATACTTGGCTGCTGTCCCACTCCACTTGTCCTCTTTGTCGAAGGTGCCTCCTCCTTGACTTCTCCCCTAACGACAGTCGCCGTCCTGTAGTCCTCGTTCTCGAGTCTAGCAGTGAGAGTTCCAGAGAGATTGCATCTGATAGGGGAGACCATGGGCCAAGTCCTAACATTGGTCTCCCTGGAGATGATGATGGCTTACGGTCTTTGATCAACGATACATCACAGAAGCCGGAGGAAATCGCAGCAGAGGAGGAGGTCGGGTTGGGGATCTCAGTTGCAGAGGTTGCAGAAGCAAAAGTAGTGCCTGTCAAGCTCGGAAAATTCAGGAGGTTGGATATCGGCGGAGGTCAATGTCAAGGCACTACCAGCGGCAATAGTGGTTTGGATCAAAGGAGGTGTTTCTCCATGGGTTCCCACGAGTATGTGATGGATGACAGATCTTTGCTTCGAGTTGCTATAAGGCCAACCAAGAAGAAGCCAGCTCTCAAGAAGTCCATCCACCGGGTTGCGATGTCAGAATGCGATTGCCACTCGAAAAGAGATGGATTCAGCGGGTTTGATGCATCAAGAAGAATGGAGCTCGGAGGTGATGATGGTAATGCAAGCATGAGTGCCAATCTCCACAAGAAGGAAAGTTTCTCGGTCTCAAAGATCTGGCTACGATCAAGAACGGACGAGCCGATTGCTGAGGACGCATCAAGGCGGGCTTTCTCTTTCCGGTCGCCACTTGGCATGGCAGACAGAGATGAACGGAAACTGAAGAAGAGTGTCAGCACAGTCACAGCACCATCGGAGTTCCAAAGCCGGAGTGAGCTGGATCTGGAGATGGATGCTGGGAGCTGCAACAACAGTGTAATATCAAGGGCGGATGAAACACCTTCATTCGCAAGAAGAACTTTGCTCTGGATCGTAGGGAGACAGAACAGGATAGGAGACCATCTCTGA
- the LOC135679734 gene encoding uncharacterized protein LOC135679734, giving the protein MGFSSKAMAVSSAPLSVSRILWESLHLPIKSGQLLFPLILFSLLSSSLFFYCFYSIAPIPLDLVSKISILIKETKHRPPNLLLDIERDLKDFAGLASVITLFFFFCYLFLALATLYTFAMAHIDIDLTPNDLLLRISRRWYQTMITRFYIVLLTIGIGILSSLGVATVLLEADVSRPVFRFGVSLAILSFILYLYLSTRWSMSLAITAVEETWGIGALSWSVELYIGNKKRGMVLTLMLLVVKVAIYGAFAAVIMASWPPRSKETPMGIGCIIAAVNGLWDLYSMAVYTVFYYECRKSHGLDCAGFSVAPVRVNALQ; this is encoded by the coding sequence ATGGGCTTCAGCTCCAAGGCCATGGCAGTCTCCTCCGCCCCCCTTAGCGTCTCCCGAATCCTCTGGGAGTCCCTCCACCTCCCCATCAAGTCTGGTCAACTCCTCTTTCCCCTCATCCTCTtctccctcctctcctcttccctCTTCTTTTACTGCTTCTACTCCATCGCCCCAATCCCCCTCGATTTAGTCTCCAAGATCTCAATCCTCATCAAGGAAACAAAGCACCGCCCTCCCAACCTCCTCCTTGACATTGAGAGGGACCTCAAAGACTTCGCTGGCCTGGCATCTGTGAtcactctcttcttcttcttctgctactTGTTCCTTGCGCTGGCCACCCTGTACACCTTTGCCATGGCTCACATCGACATTGACTTGACGCCTAATGACCTCCTCCTCCGGATCTCTCGCCGCTGGTACCAAACTATGATCACAAGGTTCTATATAGTCCTCCTCACCATCGGCATCGGGATCCTGTCTTCGCTCGGTGTTGCCACCGTCTTGTTGGAGGCCGATGTCTCAAGACCTGTCTTCAGATTTGGCGTGAGCTTGGCGATCCTCTCATTTATTCTGTATCTTTATCTGTCGACCCGATGGTCGATGAGTCTGGCGATCACCGCCGTGGAGGAGACGTGGGGGATCGGCGCGCTGTCCTGGTCCGTGGAGCTCTACATAGGCAACAAGAAGCGAGGGATGGTTCTCACCCTCATGCTGTTGGTCGTCAAGGTGGCGATCTACGGCGCATTTGCTGCGGTCATCATGGCTTCATGGCCGCCTCGGTCGAAGGAGACGCCAATGGGGATCGGATGCATCATCGCGGCCGTGAACGGGCTGTGGGACCTGTACTCCATGGCCGTGTACACCGTGTTCTACTACGAGTGCAGGAAGAGCCATGGATTGGACTGCGCTGGCTTCTCTGTTGCTCCTGTGAGAGTCAACGCACTGCAATGA